One stretch of Candidatus Nitrosotenuis cloacae DNA includes these proteins:
- a CDS encoding KEOPS complex kinase/ATPase Bud32 yields the protein MKLLKKGAEGDIYLTRFDNHTAILKTRKKKPYRHPQLDSRIRKQRTIRESSILSEAKSLGIRTPLVYQVNQNDCTILMQQINGILVRDLVGIKLESACVEIGKITATLHKSGIIHGDLTTSNFISYQNKIYAIDFGLAQKSVRTEDHAVDLRLFKEILGSAHVGVMDLLWKAFLKGYRSVVRPERFNKVLNHVGVIESRGRYARME from the coding sequence ATGAAGCTGCTAAAAAAAGGCGCAGAGGGTGATATCTATCTTACAAGGTTTGATAATCATACTGCAATTCTCAAGACACGCAAGAAAAAACCATACAGGCACCCTCAACTTGATTCACGCATCAGAAAACAAAGAACAATTAGAGAGTCATCTATACTGTCTGAGGCAAAATCATTAGGAATTAGGACTCCACTAGTATACCAAGTAAATCAAAATGATTGTACCATACTAATGCAGCAAATCAATGGAATTCTGGTAAGGGATCTTGTCGGCATAAAACTAGAATCTGCATGTGTGGAAATCGGCAAAATAACTGCAACATTGCACAAATCTGGAATAATACACGGGGATCTTACGACGTCTAATTTCATATCGTATCAAAACAAGATCTATGCAATTGACTTTGGTCTTGCGCAAAAATCTGTCAGAACAGAAGATCACGCAGTCGATCTTAGACTGTTCAAGGAAATTCTTGGTAGTGCGCATGTTGGTGTGATGGATTTACTGTGGAAAGCATTCCTCAAGGGGTACAGATCGGTTGTGAGACCTGAGCGATTCAACAAGGTACTAAATCATGTTGGTGTAATAGAAAGTAGGGGAAGATATGCGCGAATGGAATGA
- a CDS encoding ATP-binding protein, whose product MPIAILPDVDEQRCIGCALCVEICTSLGPDVLRVKPVEGWKRGKAFVFYPERCISDGACIGVCPTKSIFWMRPMNYTAGQPVPLHKNGVFVKGWAEDAGL is encoded by the coding sequence ATGCCAATAGCAATACTTCCAGACGTTGACGAACAAAGATGTATTGGCTGCGCCTTGTGCGTAGAAATCTGTACATCTCTTGGCCCAGACGTACTTCGTGTAAAGCCTGTTGAAGGCTGGAAGAGAGGTAAAGCATTTGTCTTTTACCCAGAGAGATGTATTTCTGATGGTGCATGCATCGGTGTATGCCCAACAAAGTCAATCTTCTGGATGAGACCAATGAACTACACTGCTGGTCAACCAGTTCCTCTTCACAAGAACGGAGTTTTCGTAAAAGGCTGGGCAGAAGACGCAGGTCTATAG
- the tgtA gene encoding tRNA guanosine(15) transglycosylase TgtA — MFEILKTDLAARIAILQTNHGKVETPAFVPVVHPVKQSVPTAKLKQMGFDLVITNAYITMKRWGDEAAKRGIHDIIKFDGSVMTDSGGYQVLEYGQVDVTPENMAEFEQKIMTDIAIPLDKPTGYGLPKKKAKSYVDHTLQVTKKTIDTKKDNGQVWVGPIQGAEHLDLVRKSTSTLLDQGYQMLAFGSPVEVMESYEYGLLAKIILEAKKLIPDSIPLHLFGAGHPLTIPIAIALGYDTFDSASYMLYAKHDRYISDDRTNHLTEMQYFGCNCEVCTKYTPKSLSELPPDERIPQIALHNLYAIKSEVDRTKEAIHEGRLWEYIVKKIKAHPKLYETLEVFTANSEFLAKTTPKFKDKALFLYTPEDQFRPEIITYHKTVRNFKTDKKELVILRDASDKPFYLSGDYNRMKKKYKNNVQFCQFNPYLGLIPLEISDLYPAAHYVMSENKAKPEEFTEFAKTWKAFFQNNKFDKIHLEKSDFLKHQKTPRSAKTRYLKK; from the coding sequence ATGTTTGAGATTCTAAAGACAGACCTGGCCGCAAGAATTGCAATACTGCAGACCAACCACGGCAAGGTAGAGACTCCAGCGTTTGTTCCAGTTGTGCATCCAGTAAAACAAAGCGTCCCAACTGCCAAGCTAAAGCAGATGGGCTTTGATCTGGTCATCACAAATGCCTACATCACCATGAAGCGATGGGGCGATGAGGCGGCAAAGCGAGGCATTCATGATATAATAAAATTTGATGGAAGTGTGATGACAGATTCTGGCGGATACCAGGTCTTAGAGTATGGCCAAGTGGATGTAACGCCTGAAAACATGGCAGAGTTTGAGCAAAAAATAATGACAGACATTGCCATCCCGCTGGACAAGCCAACAGGTTATGGCCTGCCAAAGAAAAAAGCAAAAAGCTATGTTGATCACACATTACAAGTAACAAAAAAAACCATCGATACAAAAAAAGACAATGGCCAAGTCTGGGTTGGGCCTATCCAAGGTGCAGAACACCTGGATTTGGTGAGAAAGTCAACTAGCACACTACTAGACCAGGGATACCAAATGCTTGCCTTTGGCAGCCCAGTTGAGGTGATGGAGTCATACGAGTATGGGCTGCTTGCAAAAATAATTCTAGAGGCAAAAAAGCTAATTCCAGATTCAATACCGCTGCATCTTTTTGGTGCAGGTCATCCATTAACAATTCCAATTGCCATTGCGTTAGGCTACGACACATTTGATTCAGCATCGTACATGCTATATGCAAAACATGACAGGTACATCTCAGATGATAGGACAAACCACCTAACCGAAATGCAGTATTTTGGATGCAACTGCGAGGTCTGCACAAAATACACCCCAAAGTCACTCTCAGAATTACCACCTGATGAGCGAATCCCTCAGATAGCGCTGCACAACCTATATGCAATCAAGTCCGAAGTCGACCGCACAAAGGAGGCAATCCATGAAGGGCGGCTCTGGGAATACATTGTCAAAAAGATAAAGGCACACCCAAAACTATACGAAACACTAGAAGTCTTTACTGCAAATTCCGAGTTTTTGGCAAAAACCACACCAAAGTTCAAGGACAAAGCCCTGTTCCTGTACACTCCAGAAGACCAGTTCAGGCCAGAAATCATAACGTATCACAAAACGGTGAGAAATTTCAAAACCGATAAAAAAGAACTAGTAATACTAAGGGATGCATCAGACAAGCCATTTTACCTCTCAGGGGATTATAACAGAATGAAAAAAAAATACAAAAATAATGTCCAGTTTTGCCAGTTCAACCCATATCTTGGCTTGATACCGCTAGAGATTTCTGACCTGTATCCAGCAGCACACTATGTCATGTCAGAAAACAAGGCAAAGCCAGAAGAATTCACAGAGTTTGCCAAGACTTGGAAGGCATTTTTCCAAAACAACAAATTTGATAAAATCCACCTAGAGAAAAGCGACTTTCTAAAACATCAGAAAACCCCAAGGTCAGCTAAAACTAGGTATCTAAAAAAGTAA
- a CDS encoding MBL fold metallo-hydrolase — translation MKVKVLGAGLEVGRSGFLVNCEDTNYLLDYGVNLGKNLQAPMHVMPKEVDSIIVTHAHLDHSGYVPLMYVSGTCPVYATAPTFDLSRILIEDMLRLEKEAHPFGLPEVNKMYSHAKRIGFKEKITQKKSSFELRDSGHVVGGGTVLLESEGKKLFYTGDINVRGSRMLREADLDVGEIDLLITESTYSQTEQMPRQESEEKFIEFANETLDQKGTLFVPAFSVERSQEIACILKNAKFKHKIIMDGMALSVNEILLRYPGYLRDYDVFQDAIENTVWVRTHSERKRELSEPCVVISPAGMLVGGNAVFYLQELALDKKNGIALVSYQGEGTPGRRLLDSGKISVQGKDRKAEAQVRQFEFSGHSDRNGLFDLIKSIKGNPKVLTVHGDGNSCTKFAQEIHEKFGFEAHAPMMGDVITI, via the coding sequence TTGAAAGTAAAAGTTTTGGGTGCAGGCCTCGAAGTTGGCAGATCTGGCTTTTTGGTAAATTGTGAGGACACCAACTACCTATTGGACTATGGAGTGAACTTGGGCAAAAACCTCCAAGCCCCAATGCATGTGATGCCAAAGGAGGTGGATTCCATTATTGTGACTCATGCACATTTGGACCATTCGGGATATGTTCCACTGATGTATGTGAGTGGCACCTGTCCTGTTTATGCTACAGCGCCGACATTTGATCTGAGCAGAATTCTAATTGAGGACATGCTAAGGCTGGAAAAAGAGGCACATCCGTTCGGCCTTCCAGAGGTCAACAAGATGTATTCCCACGCAAAAAGAATAGGATTCAAAGAAAAGATAACGCAGAAAAAGTCATCATTTGAGCTTCGAGATTCCGGCCACGTGGTGGGAGGCGGAACCGTACTCTTAGAATCAGAAGGTAAAAAGCTGTTCTATACAGGCGATATCAATGTCAGAGGTTCCCGAATGCTTCGCGAGGCAGACTTGGATGTTGGCGAAATTGATCTTCTCATTACAGAGAGTACCTATTCGCAGACTGAGCAAATGCCAAGGCAAGAATCCGAGGAAAAATTCATCGAGTTTGCAAATGAAACACTAGATCAGAAAGGAACTCTCTTTGTTCCGGCATTTTCTGTAGAGAGATCACAAGAAATTGCCTGCATACTAAAGAACGCCAAGTTCAAGCACAAAATAATCATGGACGGAATGGCACTAAGCGTAAATGAGATACTATTGCGTTATCCAGGCTATTTACGCGATTATGATGTATTCCAGGATGCAATAGAAAACACAGTATGGGTAAGAACCCATTCTGAGAGAAAACGCGAACTATCAGAGCCGTGTGTTGTCATATCACCGGCAGGCATGCTGGTTGGCGGAAATGCGGTGTTTTACTTGCAAGAGTTGGCCTTAGATAAGAAAAACGGAATCGCATTGGTATCATATCAGGGAGAAGGAACGCCGGGAAGAAGACTGCTCGACTCTGGCAAGATTTCAGTTCAGGGAAAGGATCGAAAGGCAGAAGCACAGGTACGACAATTCGAGTTTTCGGGTCATTCTGATAGAAATGGGTTGTTTGATCTTATCAAGAGCATAAAGGGCAATCCAAAGGTTTTGACAGTACACGGAGACGGAAATTCGTGCACCAAGTTTGCCCAAGAGATACATGAAAAATTTGGCTTTGAGGCACATGCCCCAATGATGGGCGATGTCATAACAATTTAG
- a CDS encoding DNA-3-methyladenine glycosylase family protein, protein MQINVDHSINSGQVFLWEKFGTKKWYGVNGADILLVDESNPKKVQSYQKSSCDLFREKDDFDKIIKTISKDKIIKKAIKEFPGLRLLRQDPFQCYISFIVSANSNIQNIRHTLQRLAKKFGDKVTFDKKEFYLFPEPKRLASATKAELLSCGLGYRAPFVKDAAIQVVDGWIDFDHLKKADYHAAKESLIQVYGIGNKVADCILLFSLEKLEAFPLDRWIIRSLQQYYPQRFSFEGKTITDKKYRLLHEQIVQHFGPYAGYCQQFLFKMIREANQKNWL, encoded by the coding sequence ATGCAAATCAACGTAGATCACAGCATCAACAGCGGCCAAGTGTTCTTGTGGGAAAAATTTGGCACAAAGAAGTGGTACGGGGTAAATGGTGCTGACATATTACTAGTTGATGAGTCAAACCCCAAAAAAGTCCAGTCATACCAAAAATCAAGCTGTGATTTGTTTAGAGAAAAAGATGATTTTGATAAAATAATTAAAACAATATCCAAGGACAAAATAATTAAAAAAGCAATCAAGGAATTCCCAGGCCTCAGATTATTGCGACAGGATCCATTCCAGTGTTACATTTCTTTTATTGTATCAGCAAATTCCAACATACAAAATATCAGACACACATTACAAAGACTAGCAAAAAAATTCGGAGATAAAGTAACATTTGATAAAAAGGAATTTTATTTGTTCCCAGAACCAAAAAGACTTGCAAGTGCGACAAAAGCAGAATTACTATCATGTGGTCTTGGATACAGAGCTCCATTTGTAAAAGACGCTGCAATTCAAGTTGTGGATGGCTGGATTGATTTTGATCATCTAAAAAAAGCAGACTATCACGCTGCAAAAGAATCATTGATACAGGTGTATGGCATAGGAAACAAGGTAGCAGACTGCATCTTGCTTTTTTCATTGGAGAAACTAGAGGCATTCCCACTAGACAGATGGATAATTCGTAGCCTGCAACAGTATTATCCACAAAGATTTTCCTTTGAGGGAAAGACTATCACTGATAAAAAGTATCGATTGCTCCATGAGCAGATTGTGCAGCATTTCGGCCCATATGCAGGATATTGCCAACAATTTCTTTTCAAAATGATCAGAGAAGCAAATCAAAAAAACTGGCTCTAA
- a CDS encoding adenylate kinase family protein, whose amino-acid sequence MIVITGNPGVGKHTISKKLSQKLGFPILDLNQIAIQNKVYQKNDHTLDVDTKKLAEITKKLVKKDTIVVGHLAPYVIERSQPSLAIILRKNPYKLIPIYKKRKYTQKKIIENIGSEILGIIEYDSIVRFGMKKTRQINATNLSPNQIINKIMLAIKRKFKGDKVDWLDLVANKGDLAKFFPNKK is encoded by the coding sequence ATGATAGTGATCACTGGTAATCCAGGAGTCGGCAAACACACCATATCAAAAAAATTGTCTCAAAAACTCGGTTTCCCAATTCTAGATCTTAACCAAATTGCCATACAAAACAAGGTCTACCAAAAAAATGACCATACACTAGATGTTGATACAAAAAAGCTAGCAGAAATAACAAAAAAACTCGTAAAAAAAGATACCATAGTTGTAGGGCATCTTGCTCCATATGTTATAGAAAGATCACAACCAAGTCTTGCCATAATACTAAGAAAAAACCCATACAAGCTAATTCCTATTTACAAAAAAAGAAAATACACTCAGAAAAAAATCATTGAAAATATTGGTAGTGAAATTCTAGGTATAATAGAATATGACAGCATAGTAAGATTTGGCATGAAAAAAACACGCCAGATCAATGCAACAAATCTTTCCCCAAATCAAATAATAAACAAAATAATGCTTGCAATAAAACGCAAATTCAAAGGAGATAAGGTAGACTGGCTGGATCTGGTCGCAAACAAGGGCGATCTTGCCAAGTTCTTCCCAAACAAAAAGTGA
- the kae1 gene encoding KEOPS complex N(6)-L-threonylcarbamoyladenine synthase Kae1 — protein sequence MICLGIESTAHTFSCAIVERRGNKGKILSDVRRIYRPPDGQGIHPREASRHHIEHSSEVLSECVHQSNLSIKDIDVISYSAGPGLGPCLRVSGVVARTISSYYKIPIYPVNHAIGHIELGKMLTGAKDPLVLLVSGGHTMLAAFKQKKWRIFGETLDITLGQLLDQFGRSLGFASPCGKKIEELAGKSEKYIELPYVVKGNDVSFSGLMSAAKRISKNKEDACYSLQETAFAMIGEAAERALSFTEKKELLIVGGVAANKRLSQIFKQICARQKAEFFVAPIQYSGDCGSQIAWTGLLEATVKKGVSLKDAFVRQSWRLDTVQIDY from the coding sequence ATGATCTGCCTAGGAATTGAAAGCACTGCTCACACATTTTCATGCGCTATTGTGGAACGGCGCGGCAACAAAGGCAAAATTCTATCAGATGTGAGAAGAATTTACCGACCTCCAGACGGCCAAGGAATTCATCCTCGCGAAGCATCAAGACACCACATTGAGCACAGCTCTGAGGTCTTGTCTGAATGTGTGCACCAGTCAAATCTTTCCATCAAAGACATTGATGTAATATCATATTCTGCAGGTCCAGGCCTTGGACCATGCCTTCGCGTATCGGGGGTAGTAGCAAGGACGATCTCCTCATATTATAAAATTCCAATCTATCCGGTAAACCACGCAATAGGCCACATTGAGCTTGGCAAGATGCTCACAGGAGCAAAGGATCCGTTGGTATTGTTGGTGTCTGGGGGACACACAATGCTTGCTGCATTTAAGCAAAAAAAATGGAGAATATTTGGCGAAACACTTGATATCACACTAGGACAGTTACTGGATCAGTTTGGACGCTCACTTGGATTTGCATCCCCATGCGGAAAAAAAATTGAAGAGCTAGCTGGCAAATCTGAAAAATACATCGAACTACCATATGTTGTAAAGGGAAACGACGTGTCATTTTCTGGATTGATGTCTGCTGCAAAAAGAATATCAAAAAACAAAGAGGATGCATGCTATTCTTTGCAGGAAACTGCATTTGCAATGATTGGAGAAGCAGCTGAGCGTGCCTTGTCATTTACAGAAAAAAAAGAATTGCTAATAGTTGGTGGAGTTGCTGCAAACAAAAGACTGTCTCAAATCTTCAAGCAAATATGTGCAAGACAAAAGGCCGAATTCTTTGTTGCACCAATACAATATTCTGGCGATTGCGGTTCCCAGATTGCGTGGACCGGACTATTGGAAGCAACTGTAAAAAAAGGTGTTTCACTCAAGGATGCATTTGTTAGGCAATCTTGGCGACTAGATACAGTACAAATTGACTATTGA
- a CDS encoding magnesium transporter CorA family protein, which translates to MKELFISKLPHLRRHPQPSEVIQSRLETIQGNGFTWTDIQNPDRAEIEKLGQMYNFNSLNLDDSISKIQLAKIDNYDDHSFIILHFPPLALKRGMSRFNQLSVFIGKDYLVTIHYGELKPLVDMVNHCKDNSQYRNELLGKSSGFLLYKIIDVLVDDLLHTLRRIVENLDEIEDDVFDENKSTPKKISLLRREITILRRIVHPLRKIVLETSKNTQRFSNPDDDLVIHFDDVIDHIDKVAETLDEAKETMEIYKDTDFMLSTEKSNKILATLTIIFTLTIPPTVVGALYGMNVNLPGGIQTGNWTFLGEYTTLIIMLIVSLLPSLLMFLHFYKKKWLAD; encoded by the coding sequence TTGAAAGAATTATTCATTTCCAAACTACCACACCTAAGACGTCATCCGCAACCAAGCGAGGTTATTCAGAGTCGCCTTGAGACCATACAAGGAAATGGATTTACTTGGACTGACATTCAAAACCCAGACCGTGCAGAAATTGAAAAACTAGGACAAATGTACAATTTCAATTCTCTAAATCTGGATGACTCTATTTCAAAAATCCAACTCGCAAAAATCGATAACTATGACGATCATTCTTTTATCATACTGCATTTCCCACCTCTTGCGCTAAAGCGTGGCATGTCTAGATTCAACCAACTTTCTGTTTTTATTGGCAAAGACTATCTAGTCACCATTCATTACGGCGAACTAAAGCCGCTAGTCGACATGGTGAATCACTGCAAGGATAATTCTCAATACCGAAACGAACTGCTTGGCAAATCATCTGGATTTTTACTCTACAAAATAATTGATGTACTGGTAGATGATCTGCTTCATACATTGCGCAGAATTGTGGAAAACCTAGATGAGATAGAAGATGACGTGTTTGATGAAAACAAGTCCACACCAAAAAAGATCTCTTTGCTCAGACGGGAAATCACCATACTTCGCAGAATAGTTCATCCATTAAGAAAAATAGTACTGGAAACATCAAAGAACACTCAACGATTCTCAAATCCAGATGATGATTTGGTGATACATTTTGATGATGTAATTGATCACATTGACAAAGTAGCAGAAACACTTGATGAGGCAAAGGAAACAATGGAGATCTACAAGGATACTGACTTTATGCTCTCAACTGAGAAATCAAATAAAATACTTGCAACTCTGACCATAATATTCACCCTTACTATTCCGCCAACTGTAGTTGGTGCGCTTTATGGAATGAACGTGAATCTGCCTGGCGGAATTCAGACTGGAAACTGGACTTTTCTTGGAGAATATACAACACTAATCATAATGCTAATAGTGTCGCTTTTGCCGTCGCTGCTGATGTTTTTGCATTTCTACAAGAAGAAATGGCTAGCTGACTAG
- the twy1 gene encoding 4-demethylwyosine synthase TYW1, whose amino-acid sequence MSCSGEFVEDNEIIQIKSSIQQQLKKAKYGVSDHSTVELCHWTKKSFKGEESCYKHKFYGISTHQCMEFSPAGMYCENRCVYCWRPMEFYDSLVMDPTRVAEPQEIITKLMAERRGLIMGHYGDPKSITKKLDESLLPAHYAISLSGEPTMYPKLPELIKYLKTLPATKSIFLVTNGQEPQMLQRLQDEDALPTQIYLSTNAADYDSFMRINKPRYDDSWERWNKSLELLSKLNTRTVLRMTLIRDHNNSESMIPSFASMIKRANVHFIEIKSYMHIGRSTNRLARSDMLEFEEVSHFATQLAKQSQIYSVMDESIASRIVLLQNQERLIDPFIAAYAQTS is encoded by the coding sequence ATGAGCTGTTCTGGGGAATTTGTAGAGGACAATGAAATCATACAGATCAAATCCTCCATCCAACAGCAGCTAAAGAAAGCCAAGTATGGAGTATCGGATCATTCAACTGTAGAGTTATGTCATTGGACAAAAAAATCCTTCAAAGGTGAGGAAAGCTGCTACAAGCACAAGTTCTATGGCATATCAACACACCAATGCATGGAGTTCTCACCTGCAGGTATGTATTGCGAGAACAGATGTGTGTACTGTTGGCGCCCAATGGAATTTTATGATTCACTGGTAATGGATCCTACGCGAGTTGCAGAGCCACAGGAGATAATTACAAAACTAATGGCAGAGCGACGTGGACTGATCATGGGTCATTATGGTGATCCAAAATCCATTACAAAAAAACTAGACGAATCATTGCTTCCAGCACATTATGCAATATCATTGTCTGGGGAGCCAACAATGTATCCAAAGCTGCCAGAGCTGATAAAATACCTAAAGACACTGCCTGCAACAAAATCAATCTTTTTGGTAACAAATGGCCAAGAGCCACAAATGTTGCAAAGACTGCAAGACGAAGATGCATTGCCAACTCAGATTTACCTGTCCACAAATGCAGCAGACTATGATTCCTTTATGAGAATAAACAAGCCAAGATATGATGATTCTTGGGAGCGATGGAACAAGTCTTTGGAATTATTATCAAAACTAAATACGCGAACGGTTCTTCGTATGACACTAATTCGAGACCACAACAATTCTGAGTCAATGATTCCATCATTTGCAAGCATGATAAAAAGAGCAAATGTCCACTTTATTGAAATCAAGTCCTACATGCACATTGGTCGCTCCACAAATAGATTGGCCAGATCAGACATGCTAGAATTTGAAGAGGTTAGCCACTTTGCGACGCAATTAGCAAAGCAAAGCCAAATCTATTCAGTAATGGACGAGAGTATTGCCTCAAGAATCGTTTTGTTGCAGAACCAAGAACGATTAATCGATCCCTTTATTGCCGCTTATGCACAAACCAGCTAG
- a CDS encoding redox-regulated ATPase YchF, which translates to MFIGLLGKANVGKSTFFSAATETTVAIGNYPFTTIEPNVGVTHVKTKCACKHFGITHQNPSCLDGVRLVPVKIIDVAGLVPGAHEGKGLGNKFLDDARQADVLIHVVDVAGTTDIQGQPVPPGTHNPLEDVEFVENEFNQWFKQILMREWQKLLKEILQKTATLVEGITRRFSGLGVKEFEVSDILKETGLGMKKPTEWSEDDITLFVTKLRKKTKPVLIAANKADLCKDLSIIDKIKENHVVTCSAESEFLLRKAAKVGLIKYISGDSSFVISNESTINPQQKQALDLVKTVLTKIHTTGVQEAINHAVFDVLKFITVYPVEDETKLSNKDGVVLPDARLLPVGSTAKDLAGTIHADLAKGFLHAIDAKTKQRISGDHTLKDGDVIKIISAMSRG; encoded by the coding sequence ATGTTTATTGGACTGCTTGGCAAGGCAAATGTTGGTAAATCCACATTCTTTTCCGCGGCAACAGAAACAACCGTAGCAATTGGAAACTACCCATTCACGACAATAGAGCCAAACGTTGGAGTAACACACGTAAAGACAAAATGTGCGTGCAAGCACTTTGGGATAACACACCAGAATCCGTCATGTTTGGATGGTGTGCGACTAGTCCCAGTAAAAATAATCGATGTGGCAGGACTAGTTCCTGGTGCTCATGAGGGAAAGGGTTTGGGCAACAAATTCCTAGATGATGCAAGACAGGCAGATGTACTGATTCATGTGGTGGATGTGGCAGGAACTACTGACATTCAGGGACAACCAGTACCACCAGGAACTCACAATCCGCTTGAGGATGTAGAGTTTGTGGAAAATGAATTCAACCAGTGGTTTAAGCAAATCTTGATGCGAGAATGGCAAAAACTACTCAAAGAAATATTACAAAAAACTGCAACCCTAGTTGAAGGAATCACAAGACGGTTTTCTGGTTTGGGAGTAAAAGAGTTTGAAGTATCTGATATTCTAAAAGAGACCGGACTTGGTATGAAAAAGCCAACAGAATGGAGTGAAGATGACATTACATTATTTGTTACCAAGCTGCGCAAAAAAACAAAACCTGTGCTCATTGCTGCAAACAAGGCAGATCTCTGTAAGGATCTTTCCATTATAGATAAAATAAAAGAAAACCATGTTGTTACATGTAGTGCCGAGTCCGAGTTTTTGCTTCGCAAGGCAGCAAAGGTAGGTCTGATAAAATATATCTCAGGTGACTCTTCCTTTGTCATATCTAATGAATCTACAATAAATCCGCAGCAAAAACAAGCACTAGATCTGGTCAAAACTGTACTAACAAAAATTCACACGACTGGCGTGCAAGAGGCAATTAACCATGCGGTATTTGATGTGCTGAAATTCATCACAGTTTATCCCGTTGAGGATGAGACCAAGCTCTCAAACAAGGATGGCGTTGTATTGCCCGATGCAAGATTATTGCCGGTTGGCTCTACTGCAAAAGACCTGGCAGGTACAATACATGCGGATCTGGCAAAGGGATTTTTGCACGCAATAGATGCAAAAACAAAACAAAGAATCAGCGGAGATCACACCCTCAAAGACGGCGACGTTATCAAAATAATATCTGCAATGAGTCGTGGATAG
- a CDS encoding cupredoxin domain-containing protein, whose protein sequence is MSSKPTSSHAYGIGVIAVIVGISIGIGYYQLYYLPESLAKPKVSEEILNPPDKMQLAMIKGSDSQEQKDNFVPKLVNIQLGVDNKAIWVNDDITAHTVTPDKAYEDSYSGEFGSTGVVKPGESYEFLFTEAAEISYHCSPHPWMTGKVVVTKQRF, encoded by the coding sequence TTGAGCAGCAAACCAACATCAAGTCATGCATATGGAATCGGAGTAATTGCAGTAATTGTTGGTATATCTATTGGAATTGGTTATTATCAGTTGTATTATCTTCCAGAATCCTTGGCAAAGCCAAAGGTATCTGAAGAGATTCTCAATCCTCCAGACAAAATGCAATTGGCAATGATCAAAGGATCTGATAGCCAAGAGCAAAAAGACAACTTTGTTCCAAAACTAGTCAATATCCAATTAGGCGTTGATAACAAGGCAATATGGGTAAATGATGATATCACTGCCCATACCGTAACTCCTGATAAGGCATATGAGGATTCGTACAGTGGAGAGTTTGGCTCAACTGGCGTGGTAAAGCCTGGTGAATCATACGAATTTCTCTTTACAGAGGCAGCAGAAATCAGCTATCACTGCTCACCACATCCGTGGATGACTGGTAAAGTAGTAGTAACAAAACAGAGATTCTAG
- the rdgB gene encoding RdgB/HAM1 family non-canonical purine NTP pyrophosphatase: MREWNDVYFVSSNKHKYLEAKEILSSFGIRVYFFKSNLMEIQSNSLSEIATIKALDAFSKCKKPVVIEDDALIIPSLGGFPGPYSSYVFDTIGNLGVMQLVKKDRQAKFCATISYCDKDKKPILFEGITPGKISKKIRSGGWGYDPIFIPEGKTRTYAHIPDKNTLSHRYRALEKFASWFVHKRQ; the protein is encoded by the coding sequence ATGCGCGAATGGAATGATGTGTATTTTGTGTCATCAAACAAGCACAAGTACCTAGAGGCAAAAGAAATCCTCTCATCATTTGGAATACGGGTTTATTTTTTCAAATCTAATCTAATGGAAATTCAATCAAATTCTCTATCTGAGATTGCTACCATAAAAGCGCTGGATGCTTTTTCCAAATGCAAAAAGCCAGTTGTAATAGAAGATGATGCTCTGATTATACCATCTCTTGGGGGCTTTCCAGGACCTTACTCGTCATATGTGTTTGATACTATAGGGAATCTTGGTGTGATGCAACTAGTAAAAAAAGACAGGCAAGCGAAATTTTGTGCCACGATCTCATACTGCGATAAGGACAAAAAACCGATTCTTTTTGAGGGAATAACCCCAGGTAAAATATCAAAAAAAATCCGCAGTGGGGGATGGGGGTATGATCCAATATTCATCCCAGAAGGAAAGACCAGGACTTATGCTCATATTCCTGACAAAAATACGCTATCTCATAGATACCGCGCGCTGGAAAAATTTGCTAGCTGGTTTGTGCATAAGCGGCAATAA